In Bacillus cereus ATCC 14579, a single window of DNA contains:
- a CDS encoding S8 family serine peptidase — translation MKKKNRFVTGIVTAGVLFSTAIPFNVLAESPINQIESSNAHSILSKLSKEQRLALQTVDANPGFTISPDINTSSSEPVNIIVEFQTAPVKINELKQKEKGLQSAPENIKARIDQEHEEFEKGLKRLYQFSPSVKSGNFQSVQIKRSYKHAINGVAMTLPANTVEELLRIGVVKRIWKDYEVKLNLPKQAEQKAPQKLTDSIPQIGVDKLHSEGITGKGIKVGVLDTGIDYNHPDLKDVYKGYRAKPGEDSSKVDPNSVKGWDFINNDADPMETTYSEWQQSGAPEFDNRGSSFYTAHGTHVAGIVSAQKKNQSDSAVKGVAPDIELYNYRVLGPYGSGDSSGIIAAIDKSISDGMNVINLSLGDDSNNPLDPTSIAVNNAMLSGVVTVVAAGNSGPNPSTLGSPGASPFAITVGASDSSISLPKLSGHAGQLQFPNLILFGKNFTDKIEDFKGQTLPIEYVGIGTPDEFSKKDVKGKIALVARGTLSFDEKIANAKQAGAKAVIIYNNVDGEIPFYVGESTKYIPAFRLTKEEGEKLKAQIEQGSTSLTLDEINYIQTEGDHLADFSSRGPVTANDDIKPDITAPGVAILSTVPEYINDPQEGENYAVSYERMQGTSMASPHIAGVAALILQEHPDYSPFDVKASLMNTANDLKEKYSVYEVGAGRVDAYNAVRTETSFKVLDTTQTVVNDEVIEVPEETGSIAFGKFYQKDGEALEQKRNIKVTNHNKQEKKEFKTEISYTPASSTINDAVANGVKISAPETITLDAGKTGEIKAKINVPAGVKQGRYEGYIHITNTKNKEETYQIPFSIRVSEPGIENAILSRKAISTDTSKFNPYGESYVHGAFQLNSELETLDLIVKDSKTNKALGFIGTLNTSGLKTDVYYYLDSFFNGKVYPFTNDPAKPIGDEKINLPEGDYTIEFVGYDKAGKARVKGDYVVIDNTPPEVKLTGLKPGIYELNEENYTVEDGKKALWIKGNVYDSNVDYLKGKGLNITQEANGVMYYDYSPYLHKFLPINANGDFKVGITPDSFRTEGPMNTGVYIFDYATAGPDYPNGVNNYWFIPQGAQYAKTSYDKKELYKNDEFTVTLNAKHVKQFVAGQFNVNFLEKNFKFANAKFNPAFEKLLSQKGVTAKVNEPKLEAGSVTVGGAIDDKNFAGLDGDFPFIDVTFKVENDEFYEANAQLESPIFVYWKQGESEPNRMRVLQDQTFSVMSLNSLVEGNIKPGAFLNERGYLDEKFDYTKLDVKVYATDSYRHKFEGSLDKYGYFKLNGLPVNKRDYNLYVEVPGHLTSRLTTKLGTEKDGKLLGQYYYAKPDENLAGDVNGDKVIDIKDAEIIASNYRKKGLTVKDGDLNKDGIVDEKDIRFVEKNFLKKGPDASKSQTPVEKSKSGTLADILKKLGLTPKK, via the coding sequence ATGAAAAAGAAAAATCGTTTTGTTACCGGAATTGTAACAGCTGGCGTTTTGTTTTCAACTGCTATTCCGTTCAATGTACTTGCTGAAAGTCCTATTAACCAAATTGAATCTTCAAATGCTCATTCTATATTATCTAAGCTTTCTAAAGAACAACGCCTGGCATTACAAACGGTAGATGCCAACCCTGGTTTTACAATTTCACCAGATATTAATACGAGTAGTTCTGAGCCTGTAAATATCATCGTAGAATTTCAAACTGCTCCAGTAAAGATTAATGAATTAAAACAAAAAGAAAAAGGATTACAGTCTGCTCCTGAAAATATAAAAGCACGTATTGATCAAGAACATGAAGAATTCGAAAAAGGACTAAAACGTCTTTATCAATTCAGCCCATCAGTAAAATCAGGAAACTTCCAGTCTGTACAAATTAAACGTTCTTATAAGCATGCGATAAATGGTGTTGCGATGACATTACCAGCAAATACAGTAGAAGAATTGTTACGAATTGGCGTTGTAAAACGTATTTGGAAAGATTACGAAGTGAAATTAAATTTACCAAAACAAGCTGAGCAAAAAGCGCCTCAAAAACTAACAGATAGCATCCCGCAAATTGGAGTAGATAAGTTACATAGTGAGGGCATTACCGGAAAAGGAATTAAAGTTGGTGTATTAGATACAGGTATTGATTACAATCATCCTGACTTAAAAGACGTATATAAAGGCTATCGCGCGAAACCTGGTGAGGACTCTAGCAAAGTAGACCCAAACTCAGTAAAGGGTTGGGACTTTATTAATAATGATGCAGATCCAATGGAAACTACTTATTCAGAATGGCAACAATCTGGTGCTCCTGAATTTGATAACCGTGGTTCTTCCTTCTACACAGCCCACGGCACTCACGTAGCAGGTATCGTTTCTGCTCAAAAGAAGAACCAATCTGATTCAGCAGTAAAAGGTGTTGCACCTGACATTGAACTGTATAACTATCGTGTACTCGGTCCATACGGAAGTGGAGATAGTTCAGGTATTATCGCTGCAATTGATAAATCCATTTCTGACGGTATGAACGTTATTAACTTATCGTTAGGTGATGATAGCAACAATCCACTCGATCCAACATCTATCGCTGTTAATAATGCAATGCTTTCAGGCGTTGTTACAGTCGTTGCTGCTGGTAACTCTGGACCAAATCCATCAACACTCGGATCACCAGGTGCTTCACCATTTGCAATTACGGTTGGAGCAAGTGATAGCTCTATTTCCTTACCGAAACTATCAGGTCATGCTGGACAATTACAATTTCCTAACCTAATTCTATTCGGCAAAAACTTCACTGATAAAATAGAAGATTTCAAGGGACAAACTTTACCTATTGAATATGTAGGAATTGGTACGCCTGACGAGTTTAGTAAAAAAGATGTAAAAGGAAAAATCGCTCTCGTTGCACGCGGTACACTGTCATTTGATGAAAAAATTGCTAATGCAAAACAAGCAGGTGCAAAAGCCGTTATTATTTATAACAATGTGGATGGAGAAATTCCTTTCTACGTTGGCGAAAGTACAAAATACATTCCAGCATTCCGCCTAACGAAAGAAGAAGGTGAAAAACTAAAAGCTCAAATCGAACAAGGTAGCACCTCCTTAACTCTCGATGAAATTAATTACATTCAAACAGAAGGCGATCATCTTGCAGACTTTAGCTCACGCGGTCCTGTTACAGCAAATGATGATATTAAGCCTGATATTACAGCGCCTGGTGTCGCTATCCTTTCAACAGTTCCTGAATATATTAACGACCCGCAAGAGGGTGAAAACTACGCTGTTTCCTATGAGCGTATGCAAGGAACATCTATGGCTTCTCCTCATATCGCTGGCGTTGCTGCTCTAATTTTACAAGAACACCCAGACTACTCTCCGTTCGATGTAAAAGCGTCTCTTATGAACACAGCTAATGATTTAAAAGAAAAATATTCCGTATATGAAGTTGGAGCTGGGCGAGTAGATGCTTACAACGCCGTTCGTACAGAAACAAGCTTTAAAGTATTAGATACGACACAAACTGTTGTAAATGATGAAGTAATTGAAGTACCCGAAGAAACTGGATCTATTGCATTCGGTAAGTTTTATCAAAAAGACGGTGAAGCTCTTGAACAAAAACGAAATATAAAAGTAACTAATCATAATAAACAAGAGAAAAAAGAATTTAAAACAGAAATTTCTTATACACCAGCATCGTCTACTATTAACGATGCTGTCGCAAACGGTGTAAAAATCTCTGCTCCAGAAACAATTACTCTTGATGCTGGCAAAACAGGTGAAATTAAAGCAAAAATTAATGTTCCAGCCGGTGTGAAACAAGGCCGATATGAAGGGTACATTCATATTACGAACACAAAAAATAAAGAAGAAACATATCAAATCCCATTCTCTATTCGTGTATCAGAGCCTGGTATTGAAAATGCAATACTATCAAGAAAAGCAATTTCAACTGATACATCTAAATTCAATCCATACGGTGAATCGTATGTTCACGGAGCATTCCAATTAAACAGCGAACTTGAAACGTTAGATCTTATCGTAAAAGATTCCAAAACAAATAAAGCTCTTGGCTTCATTGGAACATTAAACACGAGTGGCCTAAAAACTGATGTGTATTACTACTTAGATTCATTCTTTAATGGAAAAGTGTATCCTTTTACAAATGATCCTGCAAAACCAATCGGTGATGAGAAAATCAACTTACCAGAAGGAGACTACACAATTGAGTTTGTCGGTTATGATAAGGCTGGGAAAGCACGTGTAAAAGGTGATTATGTTGTAATTGATAATACACCACCAGAAGTGAAATTAACTGGATTAAAACCTGGTATTTACGAGTTAAATGAAGAAAATTATACAGTAGAAGATGGCAAAAAAGCATTATGGATTAAAGGAAATGTATACGATTCAAACGTTGATTACTTAAAAGGAAAAGGATTAAACATTACGCAAGAAGCGAATGGCGTTATGTACTATGACTATTCTCCATACTTGCATAAGTTTTTACCGATTAATGCAAATGGCGACTTTAAAGTTGGCATTACACCTGACTCCTTCAGAACGGAAGGTCCAATGAACACAGGCGTATATATTTTCGATTATGCAACTGCAGGTCCTGACTATCCAAACGGTGTAAATAACTACTGGTTTATCCCGCAAGGTGCTCAATATGCAAAAACTAGTTACGATAAAAAAGAATTATATAAAAATGACGAGTTCACAGTAACACTAAACGCGAAACACGTAAAACAATTTGTTGCTGGGCAATTTAATGTAAACTTCCTAGAGAAGAACTTCAAATTTGCAAATGCGAAATTTAATCCTGCTTTTGAAAAGCTACTTTCCCAAAAGGGGGTAACCGCAAAAGTAAATGAACCGAAACTAGAGGCAGGCTCTGTTACAGTTGGCGGAGCTATCGATGACAAAAATTTTGCTGGATTAGATGGTGATTTCCCGTTCATTGATGTAACTTTCAAAGTAGAAAATGATGAGTTTTATGAAGCAAACGCTCAATTAGAATCACCAATTTTTGTTTACTGGAAACAAGGTGAATCAGAACCAAATAGAATGCGTGTACTTCAAGATCAAACATTCTCAGTTATGTCCTTAAACTCATTAGTAGAAGGAAATATTAAACCTGGTGCATTCTTAAATGAACGCGGATATTTAGATGAAAAGTTCGATTATACAAAGCTTGACGTAAAAGTATATGCGACTGATTCTTACCGTCATAAGTTTGAAGGCTCACTAGATAAATACGGATACTTCAAACTAAATGGACTTCCAGTTAATAAACGCGACTATAACTTATATGTAGAGGTGCCAGGACATTTAACAAGCCGCCTAACAACGAAACTTGGTACTGAAAAAGACGGTAAGTTGCTTGGCCAATATTATTATGCAAAACCTGACGAAAACCTTGCCGGCGATGTAAATGGTGATAAAGTAATCGATATTAAAGATGCTGAAATCATTGCTAGCAACTATCGTAAAAAAGGACTAACTGTAAAAGACGGAGATCTTAATAAAGATGGTATTGTCGACGAAAAAGATATTCGCTTCGTTGAAAAGAACTTCTTGAAAAAAGGGCCAGATGCATCTAAATCACAAACACCTGTAGAAAAATCAAAAAGCGGTACACTGGCAGATATTTTAAAGAAATTAGGATTAACGCCTAAAAAATAA